ACTGTTCTTCCCAGGTTTCCTCTGGCACGTCCAGATATTTGTGGTAAATGGGTGGCGGCAATGAGGAGGAACAACTTTAAGCCGACTAAGTACAGCAACATCTGCTCGCAGCACTTCACCAAAGACTGCTTTAAGAGTGAGTGCAACAACCGAGTGCTGAAGGAGAACGCTGTGCCGTCACTCTTCACCTTCAACCTCACCATCAAGGTGAAGCAGCACAGAACATTTTCATCCATACAGTCCACACACATTTGATCCAGACCAAGGAAAAGGCTGTACACTGTAAACTTGTAATTCAAGAGCCAGTTGCACCAGCTCTTCATTAGACCAAATTTAAGTGAAGTTTTACACATCACTAAATTAAAACAGGTTGCATCACATTAACTGCTTCCATTGTAGAGATATTTACACCTATTAACTATTCAGGTGTAACTTTTGCTAGCTTAAATGACCAAACTAATTCTAGCTTGTGTGTTCATAGGTCCCCATTCTTAAACTCACATTctgagctctgattggttgactgTTTCTCCAACTTGGGGAAACAGCCATGAATTCAGCATTAATAAACTGTGATAATTATAGTAGATCCCCAAAGTTTCTCCCAGCTGATATGTAGAAACTTTCTGCATGCTGCACATGCTTGTTTGGTGGATGCTCTGCTGCGAGAGCACAGACCATACTCTGTTTGACTCCACACAGAAGGGCTCGCTTTGAGAAAAGCCTGATCCCCTCAGCTATAACTGCCCAAAATAATAGGCATCGCTGAACAGACCTGGGTGTAGTTTTGTATTTGCTGTTTggtactgtgtgttttttatggcGTGTTGTTGTATGTACTGTCTGTTGGACGGGTAGGGTGCTGTGAATAAGAATTTCCCCTTGGGATAATAAAGTCTAagtcatttacactggggatGTAGGGCACATGACCCCACCACTTTTTATAATGGCAGATTTTATCCCAGATCACTGTTTAAAAGcattatttgttaaaaatgttctgaaaaatacataacacaaagaaatgttaaagaATAATTTCaggcaaaaatgaaaattcagtcatcctGAAAAGGCAATACTTAAATCCTTGCACGTGGTCGAGCATTTGCACCCACATCAGAtggctaacgcttttagcttagctgctaCAGTGACGATTTTGGCTTaaagtgtaaataatgttttttcaatttgggatctcgcAGCTTCTGAAAATTTGGATTACATCAGATCAGCTAcatcaagctttttttttgttttttcagcattttaaaacaagtctccagcaggtcttcagttgtttaggagaatgctccaacacagaaatgttttgtggactatgaaattTCACCCGACTTTTAATCCACATGGGGATGAGTAGGTAATGAGTGAGTTTtaatttctgggtgaactttaactaacaaatgaaaaatgctttGGACTTTGTCATCACCTGCtgttagcaactagctgctgCTGGTTCTGGTGCAAAtttatgacaacattttatccCAGGATCTAAAATGTACAGTGCACTTTAAACTTAGGCTAAGTTACTGCTTAAACATGTGCAGGAAAACTGCTATTGTTCATTAAATAATAGATATAATCAGCATATACTGTAAAATTACAATGTAATACATTAAATGGACTGATTTGCTAGCTAGCTGTAATTTGGTCGCCAAGATCATAGGATAGTAACTTAAAGTAAAGTGCTGCTTGCTTTAGTAGTTTCTAATGTGTCCTCCCTTTTTCCTCTTGGATATTGTTTGGTTTGCTGTAATTTAGGATATggccctttttaaaaaattatatttagcTTGCTGTCATACTTAATTGAATATCCTTTGGTGGCTGCTGGGAGATTGACAGGGGAGGTATTTGATTCTTGTTGtgttaaatatattaattaataatatgGAATTTaaaaagaatgaagaaaaaaatctaatcaattattaatttgtctaaattaaaatgaataaataaaatctcGAATTCATGCTCTCACATATTGAAATGTTATGTCTAGAATAAGTTATGATTGGTTAACACTAgcctcattcacactgccgtttgcatgcggggatcctgtgccaattctccgcatcctcctctgtgtgaaagtttcagatgcggcgaggggtgaaatttctctccgcctctgatgcgccttcggaggtagtatcagaggtagaatcagaggtagaatcagaggtagaatcagaggtagaatcagaggtagaatcagaggtagaatcagaggtagtatcagaggtagtatcagaggcgcagtattggcgaaccgaaccagtgtgaacggataagctggcggcacggagcgagggcgtgtcgatctgatggtgttcactgtctgataactaaacaggttcatcactcaacaaaatatagagaaatgtcccacaaagcaatgttacaggaccaaacaacagtaacgtaggaactggtcgtgtctttggcaacttatatgagggaaaaaaatactgcagttatacgtggagaagtgtctgtcagcctgtccatcctaccgactcttcctcacatttctgcccgaaaaaacagcgtctgtccccggcaaaaagCTTTAACTCACTAACTGTTTGTCGTGGTCAGCCCTCCaccaagacttcagtgaactttctcccagaaaacagcctccctccctgcgagtgacagagtcagacagcatccaggttactgatggcgattataTAATtttgtaatttagagaaaaacgtaactttgtcactttccaagatgtttggtgggtcagcatcccaatcacaacacattataacagcatccatatgattataaacagtcagcaggtacatgtttagattaacaggtaaacaccgggggaaacatgttgaaaaaaacacacgtcatcaccatgacgtgtaccgtcacgcctcttttggagccgcggcgccggctttctgtgtgaattatactctggttcgtctttacgccggagctgctcgaCTCTGTGTGAATAACCAACGgtggagaattggcgaaccgctgctgcggcgataatgcggcgactctgtgtgaaaagggctctTGACTGTTACTTGTGTAGTTAAcgttgttgtgtgtttaatgatGAGTATTTTCCTATTGTTGACTCTGTGGTCATCTTAGGCTATGCCCTATTTATGCGTTGTTATGCAATTTTTTGGCTCACTTTCACTGCAAATATCCATTCTGACGGCATACAATCATCTTCCCATAACATTGCCTAAAATCACATATATTGAAgaccatttacattttttcatctgAGCCCatatgtccccaccacttttcaacacaaagtgacacccTTGGAGACTTTACTGTGAAATGGTTTGAGTTACAGAACAGAAACCAAGCCTGAGGACAGCCTGGTGTTTAAGAGAattataatgaaaacaaaccaaagctTTATCATTGCGTCATACAGCGCCAGTCATCAATcctcttgtctttatttgaaaATAAGAGCATGCTGTCATCAAAGACTAACTGAGATGAACAAACTAATCCTTTGTGGATGAGTGTTAATCAGATAATTACATCTCTTTAACTTTGTTATCTTGGGTCACTTCAGAAAGCAGCATCAgaacttgtgtgtttttctgtctgacagTCAGAGTCCCTGGAGGATCCCTTCCCCTCAGAGATCCACTTCCCtctcactctgcctctgacctctgacctggcagtggaggaggaggagccaggGAGGAGCCTTCCCAACACCTGGGGCAACATGGTGGCGGTCTCCTGCGACCACAACTACACAGCAGAGGACTCTGCCCGGCAGAAGAAGCGCATcgagcagctggaggagcaggTGGGGAGTCTGAGGAAGAAGCTGAAGACGATGCAGCAGAAGTGTCGGCGGCAGGAGAGACAGCTGAAGAGGCTGAAGGCGACATGTGACACACCGAGGGCCGCTCGCAAACTGCCAGCGGCATTCGGAGAGGGGTACGTGATTTTACCAAAACACATATGCCACACACTCAAAGGCATCAAGTAATGAGAAGGTGAGGGTGATCAAAGTGGGCGACAGGTTCAGTCTCATGTCTGTCAGCAGCCAGGCGGACTATTGAAGAGCTGCTGAGCAAGGCAGTAAACCCCaaagctgagagctgaagaacTCACTTGTTCAGGAAAGCAAAAGCTGGACATGGAAAACTCAGTCTGACTTTGTGGATCCAGCAACTCCTCACGTAAAaggttatttttctgtttgaccTGCAGTGAAATGACTTTGAGTCAACCCTCACTTTAAATAAATAGGTCAACACTCTGGGTTTGGTTCTTGTAGGAGTTCCGTTTTAAAAAGATTTCTTGACAAACGACAGCCATCTGCTGTGAGTCTTACCATAACCAACGGAGAAGCTACACAGAAGTACTGGGACAGTTGATAAACTGTTACTTTTCCAGAAATAATTTCATCATTGAACTCCCCCTGTAATCACAaactttagtttttattttaatgtttctgtaaGGATTAAACAAAGAAGCCACAGCCTGTTAATCAGTGAGCTTCAGACGTGATAGTTTGTGTTATGAGCTTGTgacggagccaggctagctgtttccccttgatTCCAGCCTTCATGCTTAGCTGGGCCAGCGACATCCAGACTTCAGCACTGTTCTGGAAAAGAACAGACATGACAGTGGATCTTTTCTCTTATTTCAGTATTGGAAAGAAAGCAAATTAATGTTGAACTAGTCCTTCAAAGGTCCTGGTGTGGGATTTGGGTATGCAGTGGGgctctattaaaaaaaacagaagtgtgACTTTTatcctgtttatttttgtctttgaagACTTTTTCCGAAAAGGAAGAGGCTCAAAATACCATAGGGTTTAAAGTGTCTTTTGttacaaataatacatttgtaattagtcacttatttcattttcttgatttcatgatgcaaaaatgtgtgtgtgtgtgtgtgtgtgtgtgttcctaccTGTGGAATCATGAAACAGCTGCTATGTACAATAAACGCGAATGATGCTGAATGCCATAACAGCTACTTTGTGTGTTCCTCTCACTGGGATTACATCTGCAGATTATACGCACATTGTAACCAATGTGTGGTGTCTTCGTACTAGGAAGGTGAAATATAcggaaaaaaaagtgttgggCCATTCATCAACAAAACAGATGTCCCACAATGCACTACATTGTTTACTTTGTAATCACAGAAACCAAGGATAAAGTGATTGTCACTGTCATAACCTTCCAGAGTTGTATTAAACCTGCTGTTCAGTTTTTTTGATGTGCAATAAGTCTTTAAACTCATGAATGTGTTAACCTACTTCCTGGGTCATATTTCACCTTCTCACCAGTACGGAACACAACATGCCCCCAAAATTTCCGGCTGTATATCGACTGGGGTGCCTGCCTCACCTAAGTGACAATCTGGCAGGTTACTTCAGTTTGTTGTCATGATAACACTGTTAGCAGGATACATTTACAAAGTCAGCACATTGCCTCAGTTTCATCCAGAACTTCTATCCCtgttgtcaaatttaaaacactgGCATTGTGTTTAGTGATGACTGTTACCCTTACTGGAAAAACTATGAACCAATCAGAACTTTATAGGTGGAATTTAAAACACTGAGACCGATTTTTCGTTCCTCTTGGATATAATAAGATAGTTACCAAACAGGGAACTACCTAGTGAAAATAGTTGCAATAGTTATAAATTAATTGacatgtaaacagcattttaatgtagCTGCTTGAAATAGAGCTACTTCAACTACTCAGGGTACCCGCGGGGtcttaaaaacttgaaaaagtcttaaatttgatAACCGTAAATTAAGGCCTTGAAAAGGTCTTAAATTGTGTTTACAAGTCTTAAATTTCATTCTCAAAGGTCTTAATTTTTTCCTTTCTTATCTGCATGATACAGCTCAACAACATAACTGTATACTAAgtaaactaacaaaaaaaaatcatggaaCGTGCGttgtaaaatgattttttttctccgaCTTTATCGATCTCCGACATGAGGTGGCGTTCCAATGCACTGTTTCAACTAGGAGGTCGGAAAATCCTGATTTCTGAGTTTTCTAGAACGCAGCATTACGTTGGCGCGTGCACAGTCAGCCGCTGACCCACCGAGGTCGTCGCTCGCGCAGCAACTTTGGGATGGGCAAGTGCAGATTTAATCCATTGTGGCTAAGTGACTCAAAATATGACTGGGTTCAGGCTGTACCAGGGAATGAGTGGGAGGCTCAGTGCAGCCTGTGCCGTAAGAAATTCAAGCTCGGGACAATGGGACATATGGCCTTGGAGTCGCACATGAAGAGTGCTAAACATTTAGCATGCTCAGCAGCTACACGGAGGCAGGCACCTATATCCCAGTTCTGCGCGGCAAACCCAACGCTAACCTCAACAGTCACCTCGGCTGCCAGCAGCACCGAGCCCACACAGCCAGGTAACATACGAGCTCTTTGTGGCTCGACGCCAATGCTTAAGGCAGAGGTGAAGTGGACACTAAAGACGATATCGGACCACCACTTGTATACGTCAAATGAAAATATAAGCGAGCTCTTCAAAGTCATGTTCCCCGACTCAGAGATCGCGGCTACTTTTACATGTGGGAGCAACAAGACTGCCTATATTACGTTTGGTCTGGCCCCTTTCATCACCAAACAACTGACCGAGCAGGTCAATAAGGCGTCTGGATTTGTGGTCATGCTTGACGAAAGTCtaaacaaaagtacaaaaactaaACAGCTGGACATTCATCTGCGCTACTGGGTTGGTGATCGCATCCACTCAAGATATTTTGGCTCTGAGTTCATGGGCCATGCTACGGCGGTGCACACGCAGACGTTCACTCActcacatacacgcacacactcacacattcctTGCAGTTATTGTGTTTTGTATATGATTGTGTCTAATATGTTAAGACATTGTTCTTTTGTGTAAtgtatctgcacacacacactcctcacacagttgttttgtttcttacaGTGTTGAGAGATTTATTTTATAGGGCTGTATGCTCCATTTATAATACTTTTGCACACAGGcgtgcgcacgcacacactatTGTTTATTAAAAGAAGTGATTGTTATTTTTCCCTGTTTTATGCTGTTATTCTTAGTTAttctgacagatttttttttgcattatttcaTAAATGTATGCCAGAATAGGTGCGAGGTTGGTCTTAAATTTCATTGGACGTGGTcttaaaaaggtcttaaaaagtcttaaatttgagTGGAAAAATCCTGGGGGGACCCTGACTACTGTGTTCACAATGAGCCACAACACTAAAAGGactaacaggtgaagtgaatgaCATTGTtcatctcgttacaatgcaatTTTCTGTTGGGAATCCTTGGGTCCTGGTTTTCATCTGGATGTTCTTTGACATGCAGCATCCACCCAAACACTGGTTCAGACTAAGTACAGCCCCTCATGGCAACGTCACTCCCCAGGAGTGGTCCGATGAACGTGACAAAGAGCTTCACGACATTCACCCTGGTCTACAAATTCCCCAATTCCAAGTCCAAACGAGCACCCGTGGGACATGCCGGAACAGCtatgatccatggaggccctaCCTCACAATGCACAGAACTCAGAGGATCCACTGCTGActccctggtgccagacaccacaggacacccccagagCTCCTGTGTCCATGCCTTGATGGGTGAGAGCCAAATCCAATACACGGTGAAGCCTCCATGGATTAGACTTGTTTCGGCACGTCCCACAGTCACTTGTTCAGAGTCTTGGTGAGCAGAGAcactggctgtgtccaaattcaggggctgcagcccacgaagggcgcatttgaaggccaattacgtcacaacgctgcgcgaaggctgtccaaattcgaaggctgctccacatgcagcccacaaatgcagccttccccaccctcgtttaggaggacgcaccgctactatccttcgcggcctcacatatcccaagatcctttgcgcaccgctgctcagtcccgaaacagaagaggaagcaagagaaaatggcgacatcaagtggcgcagacatgacatttaaatttaagtaatgggtttatactcggtttttactcatttgaacatccaacgccagatatgttaaacttcaagggactataaaacctccaaagtttaactttcagttaaaatgcgtgacgctggtactgctgtggtaaatatagttgttaatcaccaatgggttaatgtttattttgtaatgttgataattcaattcagatttgacacattgtacacacacaaataaatgtacacgtttgatagatttgaaccaaaacagactttaatgcatgaacacctggtgacgcaaccaggaaatactccgaaggctagaccgtcccatttaacaacggtggatgtggccttcaaggtctctccgaaggacccggccctcgtgggccgcaaaggccgtgtccttgaaggctgcagcccctgaatttggacacagccatagAACACAATGGCCTGTAAAGATGGTGAACTTTAAGATGATAGAGGCTATGATGGTTAGACtaagaggaataaaaatgaatggaaatgcaAGAGAACACAAAAATTAATCAAGATTATTTTTGTCTATGTCTGACCGATTTTATTTGGCCAGCAGGTGGTGGTACAGTGCTGTATATAAGAAAGCAGTGCGTTTGTCCAAGTCTTCTGTCTTGTGTCCTGATTACTAAAGACACAGTGCACATGAGTAGAAAATGTGCCTGAATTGTTTATTACCTCCAAGGGgatacacaaaaaacactgaatggattttcataaaacttggatggaggatgcgTCTCTTTCCAtgatagaccccattaacttttggtgcagatcagGATAAAGATACcgatccaggattttttttcttgttttctttaacattgcgaggtagggtgtaatttatttatttattttttaatgccaTTTATGTTAAATTTTCAGGGAATTAATGCATGGAAAagaatcaggcgtatttaggtggctgatacagagattatgattccatctccattgttttgttgtcctaaTGGATGGCTGCTACAGCTCTGCTGAATTAAAATTTTAggtaaaggggcactatgtagttttggagaagagattcaaaatcagaattttaataatCAGATACTTATGAGGTAATAAAAAGtcggaaatatttattttttccataactggaTGAgcaagttgttctcagaggaaaataaggccccagaacactgtttgaagctacaagggtggcagggtccaccacatataaacaaagtaaaacagtataaattgtgttgtcctttaaggtcagtttgtttattgagtcatcaaaatgaagagagtttatttagtttgtttagacaataaaaaaaaaaaaaatagtcaatgaagatctttctcttctcattaaattGTCCTCCcaaaactatatagtgcacctttaaacaggGTTTGGTGGTTTAAAGTGTAGAGAGATACAGGcctattgagtttgatattggaatAGGCTTGATTAATTAAAAGGGACTGTTGAGCCTTAGTGGATGTAGGCAccctactgagtgccattccagTTAAGAAATGCCAATATGCTCAGATGAGACCAGTAATTTGCTTATATTCACCAACATACACTGCGGGATAGAAGGAAATAGAAGGCATGAAGCTAAAAGGAATCCCAATAACATCCCTATTAGCAGATAACCTGCAAGGTGAACTGACGGTTTCAGATGATCCCATGCTGGACTCTCTTCTGAAATCCTGGCAGGAAATAGTTAAAGTTTACAGAATAGGGGATGCATCTTAACTACTGAGGTGCCTATGATTTGGATTTTGCaccaaataaaaatgatggCAGATTTAAGGAATGGACCTCAAAAGGTTTAACTACCCATTATTCATTTCTTCACAAGGGAGCATTCCAGAGCTTTGAAGCTACAGGATAAATATGGGTCGGGAAAAGATGACTTTTACAGATACTTTAACCAAAACCTAAAAGAGGCTTTAGAAAAAGGTGAATCAGAGTTTTTGCAGGTATTTCTATCATTACTCAAATCCGGAACATGCAACAAAATCATATCCAGATT
This portion of the Pagrus major chromosome 12, Pma_NU_1.0 genome encodes:
- the thap1 gene encoding THAP domain-containing protein 1 isoform X1, which gives rise to MLRRTRGSTHLDWQDGGERSKRLLTFPLARPDICGKWVAAMRRNNFKPTKYSNICSQHFTKDCFKSECNNRVLKENAVPSLFTFNLTIKSESLEDPFPSEIHFPLTLPLTSDLAVEEEEPGRSLPNTWGNMVAVSCDHNYTAEDSARQKKRIEQLEEQVGSLRKKLKTMQQKCRRQERQLKRLKATCDTPRAARKLPAAFGEGYVILPKHICHTLKGIK
- the thap1 gene encoding THAP domain-containing protein 1 isoform X2 is translated as MVQTCSAYGCKNRYHKDKDISFHKFPLARPDICGKWVAAMRRNNFKPTKYSNICSQHFTKDCFKSECNNRVLKENAVPSLFTFNLTIKSESLEDPFPSEIHFPLTLPLTSDLAVEEEEPGRSLPNTWGNMVAVSCDHNYTAEDSARQKKRIEQLEEQVGSLRKKLKTMQQKCRRQERQLKRLKATCDTPRAARKLPAAFGEGYVILPKHICHTLKGIK